Genomic DNA from Coriobacteriia bacterium:
ACGATTCGGCCGCGGACCCGTCACGGCCATCGTCGCCGGCGCCGTCGGAGGCCGGGCGCCCGGGTCGTATCGATCCAAGGCGGCGACCGGGTCACGGGAGTCAGCGTGCGCGGCACGGCCTCCGCCGGCGGTGCTACAGAGGCCTGCGGTGCGAGAGCGCCATCCGGTACGCCTCGTCGGGGTCGCCGGTGAAGGGCACCCGGTCCTTCTCGAGCTGCTGCAGGTCCGCGACGATGTGCGTGACCTTCCCGGGCCCGAAGCGCGGGTCGGACTCCCCCTCGGCCAGAAGCCACCCGATCATCTCGCTCCAATCGCTCCAGGGCCCGTACTCGTAGACCACCGACATGTCCGTCTCGTTGTACCGGGTGTCGAAACCCTGCGACTCCCGGGTCATCGGTCCCACCCCCGTCCATCCGGCTCGCTCACGGGGGTACGTACCCGCCCTCGACGCCGGCCTGCCGCGGTCTCGTCCGCAGGCGTCGGGCGGGGCACCTAGTCGCGCGGCTCCGCTCCGCCCGTCTCGCCGGTCTGCCGCCGCATCAGGGCGATGAGGCGCTCCGCGAACCGGCAGCGATCGTCGAACCAGGGGCACCGAAGGCCTTCGCAGGACGTGGCGCGGCTAAATCCTTCGAGCGCTTCCAGTTGCGGTTGCAGGAACGGGCATGCAGCAGGGAACACCGGCGTCGCACGCACCCTTCCGTCGGAAGCCGTCACCCCGCTTATCGGTGTGCGGCAGCGGCGACTGAATGAGTATCAGGACAGATGCCGCCCGGGTGGTCCATCCGCAGGGCGGACGGTCCTACGAGCGCAGTGCGAGCAACCCGAACGCCACCGTCAGACCGCCGAGCATCAGCGCCCAGACGCCGACGAGGACGCCTATGGCCACCAGCCCGGACACGTCCGCGAAGATCAGCCAGACGCCCGCCCCGGTCAAGAGCAGCCCGCGCAGCAGCCTCAGCCACCACCAGCCGACGACCGTCGCCAGCGCAAGGGAGGACGCGATGTCGGCGATGCCCGCCAGGACCGCGAAGGCCGCCAGGATCACGAGCAGCACCGAGCTGACCGCGTGCGGGAAGGCGAGCACGACCAGCCCGAAGACCG
This window encodes:
- a CDS encoding DUF308 domain-containing protein, whose translation is MAIEIWVRSTEALKRRGWGFVARGLVFAAFGVAVLVWPALTGTVLVTLIGAVILLAGLVLLYGAFRLRDLVGGTWLAAALPASTVAVFGLVVLAFPHAVSSVLLVILAAFAVLAGIADIASSLALATVVGWWWLRLLRGLLLTGAGVWLIFADVSGLVAIGVLVGVWALMLGGLTVAFGLLALRS